The Castanea sativa cultivar Marrone di Chiusa Pesio chromosome 11, ASM4071231v1 genome contains a region encoding:
- the LOC142615867 gene encoding abscisic acid receptor PYL9-like, whose product MNSGEAFGAMEAQYIGRHHRHEPRENQCTSALVKHIKAPVHLVWSLVRRFDQPQKYKPFVSRCVVNGDLGIGSVREVNVKSGLPATTSTERLELLNDEEHILGIRIVGGDHRLRNYSSIITVHPEVIDGRPGTLVIESFLVDVPDGNTMEDTRYFVEALIRCNLKSLADVSERMAVQDRTEPIIQ is encoded by the exons ATGAACAGTGGTGAAGCCTTTGGAGCAATGGAAGCGCAGTACATAGGGAGACACCACAGGCACGAACCCAGAGAGAATCAGTGTACCTCTGCCCTCGTCAAGCACATCAAAGCCCCTGTTCATCTT GTATGGTCATTGGTGAGGAGGTTCGATCAACCTCAGAAGTACAAGCCCTTTGTGAGCAGGTGTGTGGTGAATGGGGACCTTGGTATTGGGAGTGTAAGAGAAGTGAATGTTAAATCTGGGCTTCCTGCCACGACAAGCACTGAGAGGTTGGAACTTCTTAATGATGAGGAGCACATTCTTGGCATTAGGAttgttggtggcgatcacaggcTGAGG AACTACTCTTCTATCATTACAGTCCATCCAGAGGTTATTGATGGAAGGCCAGGGACCCTGGTGATTGAGTCCTTTCTGGTGGATGTGCCTGATGGGAATACCATGGAAGATACACGTTACTTTGTCGAGGCGTTGATCAGGTGCAACTTGAAATCCTTGGCTGATGTCTCTGAGAGGATGGCCGTGCAGGACCGAACTGAACCCATCATCCAATAG
- the LOC142616335 gene encoding uncharacterized protein LOC142616335, with the protein MLQDPLARFANFTPLNVPIDQVLMLLKDEGSLTFPGKLKGDPDKRSMDKYCRFHRDHEHDTSECYDLKQQIEALIRQGKLKRFVSKEKTDRPQEQGPQRENERPKPPIGDIRMIVGGTTTSCSTKRARKTYHRLAQNVQLTGLVSRMARMDDPVIGFMEEDAQRLHHPHDDVLVLSIRVCDSNTHRVLIDNGSFVDILYYPAFQQMRIGREQLILTDTPLVGFGETRVFPLGAVTLPGTVGDYPFANHQGCYVPGSRLLICLQCYFGPPYPQFMEGRNLYIPPNGQVPD; encoded by the coding sequence ATGCTCCAAGACCCCTTAGCAAGATTTGCAAATTTCACCCCGCTGAACGTTCCAATCGACCAGGTGCTAATGCTATTAAAGGACGAAGGATCGTTGACGTTtcctggcaagctgaagggTGATCCCGACAAGAGGTCCATGGACAAATATTGTCGTTTCCATCGTGACCACGAGCATGATACTTCCGAGTGTTAcgatttgaagcagcagatagaagcCCTAATTAGGCAAGGGAAATTAAAGAGGTTTGTGAGCAAAGAGAAGACGGACCGGCCACAAGAGCAGGGCCCCCAAAGGGAGAACGAGCGCCCCAAGCCACCCATCGGAGACATAAGAATGATTGTGGGGGGTACAACAACTTCTTGTTCAACCAAGAGGGCACGCAAGACCTACCACCGATTGGCTCAGAACGTCCAGCTGACAGGGTTGGTCTCAAGGATGGCACGCATGGATGACCCGGTAATCGGTTTCATGGAAGAAGACGCTCAACGACTCCATCATCCACATGACGACGTGCTTGTCTTAAGTATACGGGTTTGTGACTCCAACACTCATAGGGTCTTAATAGATAATGGAAGCTTCGTCGATATACTCTACTACCCTGCGTTTCAGCAAATGAGGATTGGAAGAGAACAATTGATTCTGACTGACACACCACTAGTTGGGTTTGGAGAAACAAGGGTGTTCCCGTTAGGCGCGGTCACCTTGCCTGGCACAGTTGGCGATTACCCCTTTGCAAATCACCAAGGATGTTACGTTCCTGGCAGTAGACTGCTCATCTGCTTACAATGCTATTTTGGGCCGCCTTACCCTCAATTTATGGAAGGCCGTAACCTCTACATACCACCTAATGGTCAAGTTCCTGACTGA
- the LOC142616336 gene encoding uncharacterized protein LOC142616336 — translation MEKLAFALVTAVHKLKPYPLRRAMSSAEAAGRMALWTIELRGKKEPPMGDTHGRVRGAGIILLSPEGDKVQCMIRLNFPVTNNEVEYKALIAGLDLAQAAGATDAMVRCDSQVVTSQINGCYECKGERMKEYLEQVKNWMRNINVEFVQILKEENEQADRLARAASADRN, via the exons ATGGAAAAGCTCGCCTTCGCGTTGGTAACTGCAGTGCACAAGCTCAAACCATACCCgttgcggagagcaatgagcaGTGCAGAGGCGGCTGGGCGAATGGCACTATGGACgatcgagctga GGGGCAAGAAGGAACCCCCGATGGGTGATACACACGGACGGGTGAGAGGAGCTGGTATAATACTTCTCAGCCCCGAGGGAGACAAGGTTCAGTGCATGATCAGACTTAATTTCCCCGTAACAAATAACGAGGTTGAGTACAAAGCTCTAATAGCAGGACTAGATCTTGCACAAGCTGCAGGGGCCACGGATGCGATGGTACGTTGCGATTCCCAAGTAGTCACTAGTCAGATTAATGGTTGCTACGAATGCAAAGGAGAACGGATGAAGGAATACCTTGAGCAGGTGAAGAATTGGATGCGCAACATCAATGTAGAGTTTGTTCAAATCCTAAAGGAAGAGAACGAACAAGCCGACCGTCTTGCTAGGGCGGCCTCAGCAGATAGGAATTGA